The Phoenix dactylifera cultivar Barhee BC4 chromosome 17, palm_55x_up_171113_PBpolish2nd_filt_p, whole genome shotgun sequence genome contains a region encoding:
- the LOC103723866 gene encoding choline-phosphate cytidylyltransferase 2-like → MAIMPPPPRSHQSSTGGDGDLQPAEPDTLEAHTTWYESSSSPAPPPKKPSSSSSSSSDSHDRPVRVFADGIYDLFHFGHARALEQAKNMFPNAYLLVGCCSDEITHRYKGKTVMTEAERYESLRHCKWVDEVIPDAPWVITQEFIDKHKIDYVAHDSLPYADASGAGKDVYEFVKAIGKFKETKRTDGISTSDIIMRIVKDYNEYVMRNLARGYTRKDLGVSYVKEKQLLVNMGITKLREKVKEHQEKLHTVAKTAGTHHSEWVENADRWVAGFLEKFEEGCHIMETAIKDRIQEGLKRQSSK, encoded by the exons ATGGCCATCATGCCCCCACCACCTCGGAGCCACCAGAGCAGCACCGGCGGCGACGGCGACCTCCAGCCGGCGGAGCCCGACACCTTGGAGGCCCACACCACCTGGTACGAGTCCTCCTCCTCCCCGGCGCCCCCGCCCAagaagccttcttcttcttcttcttcttcttccgattCCCATGACCGCCCCGTCCGCGTCTTCGCCGATGGAATCTACGATCTCTTCCACTTCGGCCACGCTCGCGCCCTCGAGCAGGCCAAGAATAT GTTCCCTAATGCCTATTTACTAGTTGGGTGCTGCAGTGATGAAATTACTCATAGATACAAAGGAAAAACTGTCATGACGGAAGCTGAGCGTTATGAGTCACTACGCCACTGCAA GTGGGTTGATGAAGTTATTCCTGATGCTCCATGGGTCATTACCCAAGAGTTCATTGACAAGCACAAAATAGACTATGTGGCTCATGACTCCCTACC ATATGCTGATGCTAGTGGAGCTGGTAAAGATGTCTATGAGTTT GTCAAAGCAATTGGAAAATTTAAAGAAACAAAGCGTACAGATGGCATTTCAACATCAGATATAATCATGAGGATTGTTAAAGACTACAATGAATATGTGATGCGAAATTTAGCTCGTGGATACACAAGGAAGGACCTCGGTGTGAGCTATGTGAAG GAGAAGCAATTGCTAGTGAACATGGGAATAACAAAATTGCGCGAGAAAGTGAAGGAACATCAGGAAAAG TTACATACAGTGGCAAAGACAGCGGGGACGCATCACAGTGAGTGGGTGGAAAATGCAGACCGCTGGGTTGCAGGCTTTCTCGAGAAGTTTGAGGAAGGGTGTCACATTATG GAAACTGCAATTAAAGATCGGATTCAGGAGGGATTGAAGAGGCAGTCAAGCAAATAA
- the LOC103723861 gene encoding phosphoribulokinase, chloroplastic-like isoform X2, whose protein sequence is MSIPLAPHPLTPSSLSTTEDVRLGSPLLRRQFVFYTNWRKGRRGRGASCGISCSAEARTVVIGLAADSGCGKSTFMRRLTSVFGGAAEPPRGGNPESNTLLSDTTTVICLDDYHLLDREGRKEEGVTALDPRANNFDLMYEQVKALKAGVAVEKPIYNHVTGLLDPPELILPPNLLFIEGLHPMFDPRVRDLLDFSIYLDISDEVKFAWKTQRDVEERGHSLESIQASIEARKPDFDAYVDPQKQYADVVIEVLPTQLIPGDNERKVLRVRMVMKEGVKYFNPVYLFDEGSSVSWIPCGRKLSCSYPGIKFFYGPDTYFSHEVSALEMDGQFDRLDELMYVESHLNNLSTKYYGEATEQMLKHGDFPGSNNGTGLFQTIIGLKIRELYECIVAEKSVTPLEAAKVF, encoded by the exons ATGAGCATCCCTTTGGCTCCCCATCCTCTCACCCCCTCTTCGCT TTCAACTACGGAAGATGTTCGTTTGGGATCCCCTCTTCTTCGGAGGCAGTTCGTCTTCTACACCAATTGGAGGAAAggcaggagaggaagaggagcgaGCTGTGGGATCTCATGCTCGGCTGAGGCCAGGACTGTGGTGATTGGTTTGGCAGCAGACTCAGGATGTGGGAAGAGCACCTTCATGAGGAGGCTAACCAGTGTGTTTGGAGGTGCAGCAGAGCCACCAAGAGGAGGAAACCCAGAGTCCAACACTCTTCTCAGTGACACCACCACTGTGATATGCCTTGACGACTACCACCTTTTGGATAgggaagggaggaaggaggaaggggtGACCGCACTGGATCCAAGGGCCAACAACTTCGACCTCATGTACGAGCAAGTGAAGGCCCTCAAAGCAGGGGTGGCTGTGGAGAAGCCCATCTACAACCATGTCACCGGCCTGCTGGACCCCCCCGAGCTCATCCTGCCACCAAACCTCCTCTTCATTGAAGGGTTGCATCCAAT GTTTGACCCTCGTGTAAGGGATCTCCTGGATTTCAGTATCTACTTGGATATAAGTGATGAAGTGAAGTTTGCATGGAAAACTCAG CGTGATGTGGAAGAACGTGGGCACAGCCTCGAAAGCATCCAAGCTAGCATTGAAGCTCGAAAGCCCGACTTCGATGCTTATGTTG ACCCGCAGAAGCAATATGCTGATGTCGTAATCGAAGTTTTGCCGACACAATTAATTCCTGGTGACAATGAAAGGAAGGTGCTGAGAGTTCGAATGGTGATGAAAGAAGGGGTGAAGTACTTCAATCCAGTTTATCTCTTCGACGAAGGTTCCTCTGTTTCATGGATACCCTGCGGGAGGAAACTAAGCTGCTCATACCCTGGAATCAAATTCTTCTATGGTCCAGATACTTACTTCTCTCATGAG GTCTCGGCGTTGGAGATGGACGGGCAGTTTGACAGATTAGATGAGCTGATGTATGTGGAGAGCCACCTAAACAACCTCTCAACTAAATACTATGGAGAGGCAACGGAGCAGATGTTGAAGCATGGCGACTTCCCTGGTAGCAACAATGGGACAGGCCTCTTTCAAACCATTATTGGCTTGAAGATAAGGGAGCTCTATGAGTGCATCGTTGCTGAGAAGTCAGTCACTCCTTTGGAAGCAGCAAAAGTTTTTTAA
- the LOC103723861 gene encoding phosphoribulokinase, chloroplastic-like isoform X1 — MTTLTLCTPSSSSSSSSHLSCCISSSTTEDVRLGSPLLRRQFVFYTNWRKGRRGRGASCGISCSAEARTVVIGLAADSGCGKSTFMRRLTSVFGGAAEPPRGGNPESNTLLSDTTTVICLDDYHLLDREGRKEEGVTALDPRANNFDLMYEQVKALKAGVAVEKPIYNHVTGLLDPPELILPPNLLFIEGLHPMFDPRVRDLLDFSIYLDISDEVKFAWKTQRDVEERGHSLESIQASIEARKPDFDAYVDPQKQYADVVIEVLPTQLIPGDNERKVLRVRMVMKEGVKYFNPVYLFDEGSSVSWIPCGRKLSCSYPGIKFFYGPDTYFSHEVSALEMDGQFDRLDELMYVESHLNNLSTKYYGEATEQMLKHGDFPGSNNGTGLFQTIIGLKIRELYECIVAEKSVTPLEAAKVF; from the exons ATGACAACTTTAACACTTTgcaccccctcttcttcttcttcgtcttcttcccATCTGTCATGTTGCATCTCCAGTTCAACTACGGAAGATGTTCGTTTGGGATCCCCTCTTCTTCGGAGGCAGTTCGTCTTCTACACCAATTGGAGGAAAggcaggagaggaagaggagcgaGCTGTGGGATCTCATGCTCGGCTGAGGCCAGGACTGTGGTGATTGGTTTGGCAGCAGACTCAGGATGTGGGAAGAGCACCTTCATGAGGAGGCTAACCAGTGTGTTTGGAGGTGCAGCAGAGCCACCAAGAGGAGGAAACCCAGAGTCCAACACTCTTCTCAGTGACACCACCACTGTGATATGCCTTGACGACTACCACCTTTTGGATAgggaagggaggaaggaggaaggggtGACCGCACTGGATCCAAGGGCCAACAACTTCGACCTCATGTACGAGCAAGTGAAGGCCCTCAAAGCAGGGGTGGCTGTGGAGAAGCCCATCTACAACCATGTCACCGGCCTGCTGGACCCCCCCGAGCTCATCCTGCCACCAAACCTCCTCTTCATTGAAGGGTTGCATCCAAT GTTTGACCCTCGTGTAAGGGATCTCCTGGATTTCAGTATCTACTTGGATATAAGTGATGAAGTGAAGTTTGCATGGAAAACTCAG CGTGATGTGGAAGAACGTGGGCACAGCCTCGAAAGCATCCAAGCTAGCATTGAAGCTCGAAAGCCCGACTTCGATGCTTATGTTG ACCCGCAGAAGCAATATGCTGATGTCGTAATCGAAGTTTTGCCGACACAATTAATTCCTGGTGACAATGAAAGGAAGGTGCTGAGAGTTCGAATGGTGATGAAAGAAGGGGTGAAGTACTTCAATCCAGTTTATCTCTTCGACGAAGGTTCCTCTGTTTCATGGATACCCTGCGGGAGGAAACTAAGCTGCTCATACCCTGGAATCAAATTCTTCTATGGTCCAGATACTTACTTCTCTCATGAG GTCTCGGCGTTGGAGATGGACGGGCAGTTTGACAGATTAGATGAGCTGATGTATGTGGAGAGCCACCTAAACAACCTCTCAACTAAATACTATGGAGAGGCAACGGAGCAGATGTTGAAGCATGGCGACTTCCCTGGTAGCAACAATGGGACAGGCCTCTTTCAAACCATTATTGGCTTGAAGATAAGGGAGCTCTATGAGTGCATCGTTGCTGAGAAGTCAGTCACTCCTTTGGAAGCAGCAAAAGTTTTTTAA